In Flavobacterium sp. N3904, one DNA window encodes the following:
- a CDS encoding ABC transporter permease, with translation MSIISLIIKREFIAKVRNKSFIVMTFLSPLLFVAIAGFVGYLSSMKAETKRIAIHDESGLFVHEFMAENKKNGEYKYLDLSIIDMKFLRDSITKENYEGLLYIPKTSNNKELENKIQFISNNSPSIIFIEKTQGIIADKLTKQNLESAHLDTLAIKNANASVNISLSKATGEESIKGLNEIKIAIGGAFGYLIMMFIIIYGNMVMRSVIEEKTNRIVEIIISSVKPFQLMMGKIIGTSLAGLLQFIIWAIIGLSLMFAASAFFGVNVGPTARVSPEMMHAAQHEFSGTAQLYIKEIWNLPIASILICFIIYFTGGYFLYSSFYAAIGAAVDNQTDSQQFLLPIIMPLMLSVYIGFFTVINDPHGTIAIVFSMIPLTSPIVMLMRIPFGVPWWQIAISVSLLFATFFGVVWFAAKIYRVGILMYGKKPSWKELYKWLKY, from the coding sequence ATGAGTATAATTTCATTAATCATAAAAAGAGAGTTTATTGCCAAAGTTCGCAATAAGTCATTTATTGTCATGACTTTTTTAAGTCCGTTGTTATTTGTGGCAATAGCTGGATTTGTTGGGTATTTAAGCTCGATGAAAGCGGAGACTAAACGTATCGCTATTCATGACGAATCGGGTTTGTTTGTTCATGAATTTATGGCAGAGAATAAAAAAAACGGTGAATATAAATACCTGGATTTGTCAATCATTGACATGAAGTTTCTCAGAGACAGTATCACCAAAGAAAACTACGAAGGATTACTTTATATCCCCAAAACGTCCAATAATAAAGAGTTGGAAAATAAAATTCAATTCATATCAAATAATAGTCCAAGTATTATTTTTATAGAAAAGACACAAGGAATTATTGCCGATAAACTCACCAAACAAAATCTTGAAAGTGCTCATTTGGACACTTTAGCCATTAAAAATGCAAATGCAAGTGTCAATATAAGTCTGTCAAAAGCAACTGGTGAAGAAAGTATAAAAGGTTTAAACGAAATTAAAATCGCAATTGGTGGAGCTTTTGGTTACCTTATCATGATGTTTATTATTATTTATGGTAATATGGTTATGCGGTCAGTGATTGAAGAGAAAACCAATCGTATCGTTGAGATTATTATTTCATCTGTAAAACCATTTCAATTGATGATGGGTAAAATAATTGGAACGTCATTGGCTGGGTTGCTTCAATTTATTATTTGGGCCATTATAGGTTTGTCATTGATGTTTGCTGCTTCGGCGTTTTTTGGTGTAAATGTTGGGCCAACTGCCAGAGTTTCGCCCGAAATGATGCATGCTGCTCAACACGAATTTTCGGGAACCGCACAATTGTATATCAAAGAAATTTGGAATTTGCCCATTGCCAGCATTTTAATCTGTTTTATAATTTATTTTACAGGAGGTTATTTCCTGTATAGCTCTTTTTATGCAGCAATTGGCGCTGCTGTTGACAATCAAACCGATTCTCAACAATTTCTTTTGCCTATCATTATGCCTTTGATGCTGAGTGTTTATATCGGATTTTTTACAGTTATTAATGACCCACATGGTACTATCGCGATTGTTTTTTCAATGATTCCGCTTACGTCACCAATAGTGATGCTTATGCGAATTCCTTTTGGAGTACCATGGTGGCAAATCGCAATTTCAGTATCTTTGTTGTTTGCAACTTTTTTTGGAGTGGTTTGGTTTGCAGCCAAGATTTATCGCGTTGGGATTTTGATGTATGGAAAAAAACCAAGTTGGAAAGAATTGTACAAATGGTTAAAATATTAA
- a CDS encoding ABC transporter ATP-binding protein — MSNILEVNKVVKRYGDYVALNEVSLTVPKGSIYGLLGPNGAGKTSLIRIINQITMPDSGEIILDGEKLQPKHVQYIGYLPEERGLYTTMKVGEQCLYLAQMKGLSKAEAKKQLEYWFDRLDIKGWWDKKIQELSKGMAQKIQFVVCVLHKPKLLIFDEPFSGFDPVNANVIKDQILALREEGATIIFSTHRMESVEELCDHIALIHKSNKLIEGKLIDVKRQFKANSFEVGILSDNVEGLMFDLTQKFIVGQANFKSINDEIKLEIQIGNATPNELLNVLTQRGQVTHFVEKIPSVNDIFIQTVTD, encoded by the coding sequence ATGAGCAATATTCTTGAAGTAAATAAAGTCGTAAAGCGTTATGGTGATTATGTGGCGCTGAACGAAGTTTCATTAACTGTACCCAAAGGCAGTATATACGGACTTTTAGGTCCAAATGGAGCAGGGAAGACGTCTCTTATCCGAATCATAAATCAAATAACAATGCCAGACAGTGGCGAAATTATTCTGGATGGAGAAAAACTGCAACCCAAACATGTGCAATATATAGGATACCTTCCTGAAGAAAGAGGATTGTACACGACCATGAAGGTGGGGGAACAATGTTTGTATTTGGCTCAAATGAAAGGACTTTCAAAAGCCGAAGCCAAAAAACAACTCGAATATTGGTTTGATAGATTGGATATTAAAGGCTGGTGGGATAAGAAAATACAAGAGTTATCTAAAGGAATGGCACAGAAAATTCAATTTGTCGTTTGTGTTTTACATAAGCCCAAATTATTGATTTTTGACGAGCCTTTTTCTGGTTTTGATCCTGTAAATGCCAATGTGATTAAAGATCAAATTCTGGCTTTGCGGGAAGAAGGAGCTACAATTATATTTTCGACACACAGAATGGAAAGCGTAGAGGAATTATGTGATCATATTGCATTAATTCATAAATCGAATAAGTTAATAGAAGGGAAACTAATTGATGTAAAAAGACAATTCAAGGCCAATAGTTTTGAAGTTGGCATTTTGTCTGACAATGTTGAAGGTTTAATGTTTGATCTTACACAGAAATTTATTGTTGGTCAGGCCAATTTTAAATCTATTAATGACGAAATAAAACTAGAAATTCAGATTGGGAATGCTACCCCAAATGAGTTGTTAAATGTCCTTACACAACGAGGACAAGTGACTCATTTTGTCGAAAAAATTCCAAGTGTAAACGATATTTTTATTCAAACTGTAACAGATTAA
- the dnaJ gene encoding molecular chaperone DnaJ → MKKDFYEILGISKGADAAEIKKAYRKSALKYHPDKNPGDKEAEEKFKLAAEAYEVLSDPAKKAKYDQYGHQAFDGSGGFGGGGHGGMNMDDIFSQFGDIFGSGFGGFGGGGGPRRVKGSNLRIKVKLTLEEIANGVEKKVKVKRKVQAQGVSYKTCSTCNGQGQVMRVTNTILGRMQSASTCPTCGGSGQILDKKPNNADSQGMVVEDETVSIKIPAGVVDGMQLKVSGKGNDAPGNSVPGDLIVVIEEIEHEFLKREGENLHYDLYISFAEAVLGISKDIDAVNGKVRIKLEEGIQSGKILRLKGKGIPSINGYGSGDLLVHVNVWTPKTLNKEQKQFFENALTDDNFIPSPEKSDKSFFEKVKDMFS, encoded by the coding sequence ATGAAAAAAGATTTTTACGAAATATTGGGTATTTCAAAAGGCGCAGATGCTGCTGAAATAAAAAAAGCATACAGAAAAAGTGCATTGAAGTACCATCCTGACAAGAATCCTGGCGACAAAGAGGCAGAAGAAAAATTCAAGTTGGCTGCCGAAGCATATGAAGTATTGAGTGATCCTGCCAAAAAAGCAAAATACGATCAATACGGACATCAAGCATTTGATGGTTCTGGCGGATTTGGCGGTGGTGGTCATGGAGGAATGAATATGGATGACATCTTCAGTCAGTTTGGCGATATTTTTGGAAGCGGTTTTGGTGGATTTGGCGGAGGCGGAGGTCCTCGTCGCGTAAAAGGAAGCAATTTGCGTATTAAAGTAAAATTGACTCTAGAGGAAATCGCCAATGGTGTAGAGAAAAAAGTAAAAGTTAAACGTAAAGTTCAAGCGCAGGGTGTGTCGTATAAAACCTGTTCTACTTGTAATGGGCAAGGGCAAGTAATGCGAGTGACCAATACAATTTTGGGTAGAATGCAATCAGCTTCAACCTGCCCTACTTGTGGAGGTTCAGGTCAAATTTTAGACAAAAAACCAAACAATGCCGATTCTCAGGGAATGGTAGTAGAAGATGAAACCGTTTCTATAAAAATTCCGGCAGGTGTAGTAGATGGAATGCAGCTTAAAGTTTCTGGAAAAGGTAATGATGCCCCAGGAAATAGCGTTCCTGGTGATTTGATTGTTGTTATCGAAGAAATAGAACATGAATTTTTGAAACGTGAAGGAGAAAATCTTCATTATGATTTATACATCAGTTTTGCCGAAGCGGTTCTTGGTATCTCAAAAGACATTGATGCTGTAAACGGAAAAGTAAGAATCAAATTGGAAGAAGGTATTCAATCTGGAAAAATTCTAAGATTAAAAGGAAAAGGAATTCCAAGTATTAATGGATATGGCAGCGGAGATTTACTAGTACATGTAAATGTCTGGACACCAAAAACATTAAACAAAGAGCAAAAACAATTTTTTGAAAATGCTCTGACAGATGATAACTTTATCCCAAGCCCAGAGAAATCTGATAAATCATTTTTTGAGAAAGTAAAAGATATGTTTTCTTAA
- a CDS encoding nucleotide exchange factor GrpE: MFKNFFKNKSNMTTENTEFDQEIDDATLENNANGEQLIIEELSVEEQLTQDLAKEKDKFLRLFAEFENYKRRTTKERIELFKTANQEVLLAMLPVLDDFDRAMVEINKSEDELLAKGVELIHEKLKSTLVSKGLEQVDVKAGDAFDADFAEAITQIPAASEKMKGKIVDVLEKGYKLGDKIIRFPKVVIGN; encoded by the coding sequence ATGTTTAAGAATTTTTTTAAAAATAAAAGTAATATGACTACAGAAAATACAGAATTCGATCAAGAAATAGATGACGCAACATTAGAGAATAATGCAAATGGGGAGCAACTTATTATTGAAGAATTAAGTGTTGAAGAACAATTAACTCAAGACTTAGCCAAAGAAAAAGATAAGTTTTTAAGGTTATTTGCTGAATTTGAAAATTACAAAAGAAGAACTACGAAAGAAAGAATAGAATTGTTCAAAACCGCCAATCAAGAAGTTTTATTAGCAATGCTTCCTGTTTTAGACGATTTTGATAGAGCTATGGTTGAAATCAATAAATCGGAAGATGAGTTGTTGGCAAAAGGTGTAGAATTAATTCATGAAAAACTAAAAAGCACTTTAGTTTCTAAAGGATTAGAGCAAGTTGATGTGAAAGCAGGAGACGCATTTGATGCTGATTTTGCCGAAGCAATTACTCAAATTCCTGCAGCTTCAGAAAAGATGAAAGGGAAAATAGTTGATGTTCTTGAAAAAGGATATAAACTTGGTGATAAAATTATTCGTTTTCCAAAAGTAGTTATTGGGAACTAA